In one window of Brassica rapa cultivar Chiifu-401-42 chromosome A07, CAAS_Brap_v3.01, whole genome shotgun sequence DNA:
- the LOC103831550 gene encoding DExH-box ATP-dependent RNA helicase DExH15 chloroplastic, with amino-acid sequence MNTLPVVSLTPSSSFRFFHFPSPLSHSPTFSFRKSIILTPTPRSRLLSFKSLNSLSPSQSQLSEEYDEDDDDDEEEEDEDDDEAADEYDDITDETRNTDDDEPEFPVDSPPESSRQRVEFRWQRVEKLRSLVRDFGVEMIDIDELVSIYDFRIDKFQRLAIEAFLRGSSVVVSAPTSSGKTLIAEAAAVATVARGRRLFYTTPLKALSNQKFREFRETFGDDNVGLLTGDSAINKDAQIVIMTTEILRNMLYQSVGMASSGTGLFHVDAIVLDEVHYLSDISRGTVWEEIVIYCPKEVQLICLSATVANPDELAGWIGEIHGKTELVTSTRRPVPLTWYFSTKHSLLPLLDEKGIHVNRKLSLNYLQMSASEARYRDDDDGRRGRRSRKHRGDTSYNSLVNISDYPLTKNEINKIRRSQVPQISDTLWHLQGKHMLPAIWFIFNRRGCDAAVQYVENFQLLDDCEKGEVELALRKFRVLYPDAVRESAEKGLLRGIAAHHAGCLPLWKSFIEELFQRGLVKVVFATETLAAGINMPARTAVISSLTKKAGNERIQLGPNELFQMAGRAGRRGIDDKGYTVLVQTAFEGAEECCKLVFAGVKPLVSQFTASYGMVLNLVAGSKVTRKSNGTEDGKVLQAGRSLEEAKKLVEKSFGNYVSSNVMVAAKEELAEIDKKIEILTSEISDEAIDKKSRKLLSANQYKEITALQGELREEKRKRTEFRKKMELERFSALKPLLKGMEDGNLPFICLEFKDSEGMQQSVPAVYLGHIDSFNGSKLQKMMSLDESFALNVIEDEPAADEPIVKPSYYVALGSDNSWYLFTEKWIRTVYRTGFPNTALAIGDALPREIMKALLDKADMQWDKLSESELGSMWRMEGSLETWSWSLNVPVLSSLSEEDEVLHMSQEYDNAAEQYKEQRSKVSRLKKRISRSAGFREYKKILENAKLTVEKMKRLKARSRRLINRLEQIEPSGWKDFMRISNVIHESRALDINTHLIFPLGETAAAIRGENELWLAMVLRNKVLVDLKPPQLAGVCASLVSEGIKVRPWRDNNYIYEPSETVVDVVNFLEEQRSSLIKLQEKHEVEISCCLDVQFSGMVEAWASGLSWKEMMMECAMDEGDLARLLRRTIDLLAQIPKLPDIDPTLQRSAAAAADIMDRPPISELAG; translated from the exons ATGAACACTCTTCCCGTCGTCTCCCTCACACCTTCTTCCTCCTTCAGATTCTTCCACTTCCCTTCTCCTCTCTCTCATTCCCCAACCTTCTCCTTCCGCAAATCCATAATCCTCACTCCAACACCACGCTCAAGACTACTCTCCTTCAAATCCTTGAACTCTCTGTCACCCTCCCAATCTCAGCTCTCCGAGGAGTACGacgaagacgacgacgacgacgaagaagaagaggacgAAGATGACGACGAAGCTGCAGACGAGTACGACGACATCACCGACGAAACTCGTAACACCGACGACGACGAGCCCGAGTTCCCGGTCGATTCGCCGCCGGAATCCTCTCGGCAGCGCGTGGAGTTTAGGTGGCAGAGAGTGGAGAAGCTTCGCAGTCTCGTTCGAGACTTCGGAGTTGAGATGATTGATATCGATGAGCTCGTTTCCATTTACGATTTTCGAATCGACAAGTTTCAG AGGTTGGCTATTGAGGCGTTCCTGAGAGGCTCTTCAGTGGTGGTTTCTGCTCCGACTAGTAGTGGGAAGACTTTGATAGCTGAAGCAGCAGCTGTTGCTACTGTGGCTAGAGGTCGGCGGTTGTTCTACACTACGCCTCTTAAAGCGCTCTCTAATCAAAAGTTCCGCGAGTTTAG GGAGACGTTTGGTGATGATAACGTTGGTCTACTCACTGGTGACTCTGCCATCAACAAAGACGCTCAGATTGTGATCATGACTACTGAGATTCTCCGCAACATGTTGTATCAAAG TGTTGGAATGGCTTCTTCAGGAACTGGACTTTTCCATGTTGATGCGATTGTTTTGGATGAGGTTCATTATTTAAGTGACATATCTAGAGGAACTGTGTGGGAAGAGATT GTTATTTATTGCCCTAAGGAGGTTCAACTTATATGCCTGTCAGCCACTGTTGCAAACCCAGATGAATTAGCTGGTTGGATTGGTGAG ATACATGGTAAGACTGAGTTGGTGACTTCGACAAGACGCCCGGTTCCATTAACTTGGTACTTCTCAACAAAACATTCTTTACTACCTCTGCTTGATGAGAAGGGGATACATGTGAATAG GAAGCTGTCTCTCAATTATTTGCAAATGTCAGCCTCGGAAGCTAGATATCGTGATGACGACGATGGCCGCAGGGGAAGGAGGTCAAGAAAACATCGAGGTGATACGAGCTACAACAGCCTCGTGAACATTTCTGATTATCCTCTTACAAAGAATGAGATTAACAAGATCCGCCGTTCACAG GTGCCTCAAATCAGCGACACGTTATGGCATCTCCAGGGAAAACATATGTTACCAGCGATATGGTTCATTTTCAACCGTAGAGGATGCGACGCAGCTGTGCAGTATGTTGAGAATTTTCAGCTTTTAGATGATTGCGAGAAAGGTGAAGTTGAGCTGGCCCTGAGGAAGTTTCGTGTTCTATATCCAGATGCGGTGAGAGAGAGTGCAGAGAAAGGACTGCTGAGGGGAATCGCTGCACATCACGCAGGATGTCTACCTCTTTGGAAATCATTCATCGAGGAACTGTTTCAGCGAGGACTTGTTAAGGTTGTCTTCGCCACTGAGACGCTTGCTGCTGGAATAAACATGCCGGCTAGAACCGCTGTTATTTCGTCTCTGACGAAAAAGGCTGGTAATGAGCGGATACAGTTGGGTCCTAACGAATTGTTCCAGATGGCTGGGCGTGCTGGAAGGAGAGGGATTGATGACAAGGGCTACACTGTGCTGGTTCAGACTGCTTTTGAAGGCGCTGAGGAGTGCTGCAAACTTGTCTTTGCTGGAGTAAAGCCTCTCGTGTCGCAGTTCACTGCTTCGTATGGAATGGTGTTGAATCTTGTAGCTGGTTCGAAAGTTACTCGTAAATCGAATGGAACTGAGGACGGGAAAGTCTTGCAAGCTGGGAGGAGTCTGGAAGAAGCAAAGAAGTTAGTTGAGAAGAGTTTCGGAAACTATGTGAGCAGCAACGTGATGGTTGCTGCGAAAGAGGAGCTTGCTGAAATCGACAAGAAGATCGAGATTCTGACGTCAGAGATAAGCGACGAGGCGATAGATAAGAAGAGCAGGAAGCTTCTGTCAGCGAATCAGTACAAGGAGATCACTGCACTTCAGGGAGAGCTGCGTGAAGAGAAACGCAAGCGTACTGAATTTCGAAAAAAGATGGAACTCGAAAGGTTCTCAGCATTAAAACCGCTTCTAAAAGGGATGGAAGACGGAAACTTACCGTTTATATGTTTGGAGTTCAAAGATTCTGAAGGGATGCAGCAGTCAGTCCCTGCGGTTTACTTGGGGCATATTGATTCGTTTAACGGTTCAAAGCTTCAGAAGATGATGTCTTTGGATGAGTCCTTTGCACTGAATGTTATCGAGGATGAACCGGCGGCTGATGAGCCTATTGTTAAACCATCTTACTATGTGGCCCTTGGCTCTGATAACTCGTGGTATCTCTTCACTGAGAAATGGATAAGGACTGTTTACAGGACTGGCTTCCCCAACACTGCCTTAGCGATAGGAGATGCTTTGCCTCGAGAGATCATGAAGGCTCTTCTTGACAAAGCAGATATGCAGTGGGATAAACTATCCGAATCCGAACTCGGAAGCATGTGGAGAATGGAAGGATCTCTAGAGACATGGTCCTGGAGTTTAAACGTACCTGTCCTAAGCAGCCTCTCCGAGGAAGACGAGGTGTTGCACATGTCCCAGGAGTATGACAACGCTGCTGAACAATACAAGGAACAAAGGAGCAAAGTGTCGCGGTTGAAGAAGAGGATATCAAGATCAGCAGGGTTCAGAGAGTACAAGAAAATTCTAGAGAACGCTAAGCTGACGGTTGAGAAGATGAAACGGCTCAAGGCGAGATCGAGACGCCTCATAAACCGTTTGGAGCAGATCGAACCGTCTGGTTGGAAAGACTTCATGCGCATAAGCAATGTGATTCACGAGAGCAGAGCGTTGGACATTAACACGCACTTGATATTTCCTCTGGGTGAAACAGCTGCTGCAATCAGAGGAGAGAACGAGCTCTGGCTCGCAATGGTTCTCCGGAACAAAGTCCTGGTCGATCTCAAGCCTCCTCAGCTAGCTGGTGTATGTGCGAGTTTAGTCTCCGAAGGCATTAAAGTTCGACCGTGGAGAGACAACAACTACATATACGAGCCATCTGAGACAGTAGTTGACGTGGTTAATTTCTTAGAAGAGCAAAGAAGCTCGCTTATAAAGCTTCAAGAGAAGCATGAGGTTGAGATTTCTTGTTGTTTGGATGTTCAGTTCTCTGGTATGGTTGAAGCTTGGGCTTCTGGATTAAGTTGGAAAGAAATGATGATGGAATGTGCAATGGACGAAGGTGATCTCGCTCGTCTGTTACGACGCACCATTGATCTCTTGGCTCAGATTCCTAAGTTGCCTGATATTGACCCAACGCTGCAACGTAGTGCAGCTGCTGCAGCAGATATCATGGACCGTCCACCAATCAGCGAGCTTGCCGGTTAA
- the LOC103831553 gene encoding polygalacturonase inhibitor-like, whose translation MNSSYLFTTFIFAAVISLGCLRSTGAATCHPDDEAGLLSFKAGITEDPLGILSSWKKGTDCCSWFGVICITGDRVTELRILGSSVLGVGFLSGTISPSLAKLEHLETLSFTHLLNITGPFPQFLFLLPKLRYVTIRDNRLSGPLPVNIGSLSELVELDLEGNRLTGPIPSSISNLTRLTWLNLGGNSLSGTIPDVFKSMKDLALIDLSRNGFYGKLPPSMESLAHTLTSLYLSQNNLSGTIPDYFSEFKALATFDLSRNRFTGVVPMSFAKLKSLFHLKLSHNFLTGPLPALNPVNGIASLDLSYNRFHLKTIPQWVTSSPSMYDLKLVKCGIEMNIEEWEPVRTGLFYIVDLSKNDISGSPARFLNRADVLQEFRASGNKLRFDLGKLNFTKSLRILDLSRNLVYGKVPASVAGLRKLSLSQNNLCGRLPVTKFPASVFAGNDCLCGSPLPPCKT comes from the coding sequence ATGAACTCTTCTTACTTGTTCACTACCTTCATCTTTGCCGCAGTTATCTCTCTCGGTTGTTTACGTTCGACCGGAGCTGCCACGTGTCATCCGGACGACGAGGCGGGTCTTTTATCTTTCAAAGCGGGCATAACCGAAGATCCTCTGGGTATCCTCAGCAGCTGGAAGAAAGGAACCGACTGCTGCTCATGGTTCGGTGTCATCTGCATCACCGGTGACCGCGTCACCGAACTGAGAATATTAGGATCCAGCGTTCTCGGCGTAGGGTTTCTCTCCGGAACTATCTCACCGTCGCTGGCCAAACTCGAGCACCTCGAGACGCTCTCCTTCACCCATCTTCTAAACATCACCGGACCTTTCCCCCAGTTCCTTTTCCTACTACCAAAGCTTAGGTACGTTACCATCAGGGATAACCGTCTCTCCGGCCCCCTTCCGGTTAATATCGGTTCGCTAAGCGAGTTGGTAGAGCTCGATCTCGAGGGAAACCGGTTAACCGGTCCGATTCCGAGTTCAATTTCCAATTTGACACGGTTAACTTGGCTTAATCTCGGCGGGAACAGCCTCTCTGGAACCATACCGGATGTTTTCAAATCCATGAAGGACCTGGCACTTATCGATCTCTCACGTAATGGATTCTACGGGAAACTTCCTCCCTCCATGGAGTCACTTGCACACACTCTCACATCCCTCTATCTGAGCCAGAACAATCTCTCAGGTACGATCCCTGATTATTTTTCGGAGTTCAAGGCTCTTGCCACGTTCGATCTCTCCAGGAATCGGTTTACTGGAGTCGTGCCCATGAGTTTCGCCAAGCTGAAAAGTCTTTTCCATCTCAAACTTTCCCACAATTTTCTTACCGGTCCGCTCCCTGCCTTGAATCCAGTCAACGGTATTGCCTCTCTGGATCTATCGTACAACAGATTTCACCTGAAAACGATTCCGCAATGGGTGACTTCGTCACCGTCCATGTATGACTTGAAGCTGGTTAAATGTGGTATCGAGATGAACATTGAAGAGTGGGAGCCAGTGAGAACCGGGTTATTTTATATCGTCGATCTTTCTAAAAACGACATCTCGGGGAGTCCAGCGAGGTTCCTGAACCGTGCGGATGTTCTGCAGGAGTTCCGAGCATCGGGAAACAAGCTTCGGTTCGACTTGGGGAAGCTGAATTTCACCAAGTCGCTGAGAATCTTGGATTTGTCGAGAAATTTGGTATATGGGAAGGTGCCAGCGTCCGTGGCTGGACTGAGGAAACTAAGCTTGAGTCAAAACAATCTTTGTGGAAGGCTTCCGGTTACTAAGTTTCCAGCCAGCGTGTTCGCCGGCAACGACTGTCTCTGTGGCTCTCCGCTTCCTCCTTGTAAAACTTAG